A part of Aegilops tauschii subsp. strangulata cultivar AL8/78 chromosome 2, Aet v6.0, whole genome shotgun sequence genomic DNA contains:
- the LOC109758837 gene encoding uncharacterized protein, with protein sequence MDVRRRPGAAAADRPTKSRPAAAAAAAPAAAPGDLVLRPPNLRLVLAAMALFLAPFSYLAFVHYPLAADLRRSILICGAISLGGFFVVLRLIPVAARYLLRRGMFGKDINKKGLPMGEITVPESLGIVVGIVYLVIAILFQHFNFTADSIWLVEYNAALASVCFMILLGFIDDVLDIPWRVKLLLPTIAALPLLMAYAGGTSIIIPKPLASYVGVEVLELGWMYKLFMLLLAVFCTNSINIHAGLNGLEVGQTVVISAAVLIHNVMRIGSSKDLETQQAHAFSIYLVLPFLTTSLALLGFNWYPSSVFVGDTYTYFAGMTLAVVGILGHFSETLLLFFLPQVLNFLCSVPQLFHFVPCPRHRLPRFDTQTGLLTGTKDGNLVNIFLRLFGKCSEKSLCIRLLIFQAVSCLFCFWLRYMLTGWYK encoded by the exons ATGGACGTCCGCCGCAGGCCCGGGGCGGCGGCAGCCGATAGGCCGACGAAGTCGCGGCcggctgctgctgccgctgctgcgcCGGCCGCGGCGCCgggcgacctggtgctccggccGCCGAACCTTCGCTTGGTCCTCGCGGCGATGGCTCTCTTCCTCGCGCCCTTCTCGTACCTCGCGTTCGTGCACTACCCCCTGGCCGCCGATCTGCGGCGATCCATCCTAATCTGCGGGGCCATTAGCCTCGGCGGCTTCTTCGTCGTGCTACGACTCATCCCTGTCGCTGCCCGCTACCTCCTCCGCCGCGGGATGTTCGGCAAGGACATCAACAAGAAGGGCTTGCCCATGGGAGAGATCACAGT GCCTGAATCACTAGGCATTGTTGTTGGGATTGTGTACTTGGTCATTGCTATTCTATTTCAACATTTCAACTTCACAGCGGATTCCATT TGGCTTGTTGAATATAATGCAGCATTAGCATCAGTCTGCTTTATGATTCTTCTTGGATTTATTGACGATGTTCTTGATATTCCATGGAGAGT GAAACTGCTGCTGCCTACGATTGCAGCACTTCCTCTGCTTATGGCATATGCTGGTGGTACTTCCATCATCATTCCAAAGCCTCTAGCATCCTATGTCGGAGTAGAAGTTCTGGAGTTAG GTTGGATGTACAAGCTCTTCATGCTGTTGTTAGCAGTTTTCTGTACAAATTCAATCAACATACATGCTGGCCTGAATGGTCTTGAAGTTGGGCAGACAGTTGTCATATCTGCTGCG GTTTTGATACATAATGTAATGCGCATTGGATCTTCTAAGGACCTTGAAACTCAGCAAGCTCATGCATTCTCTATTTATCTTGTCCTGCCTTTCCTGACCACTTCATTGGCTTTGCTGGGTTTTAACTG GTATCCTTCATCTGTTTTTGTTGGTGATACATACACCTATTTTGCTGGGATGACTTTAGCTGTGGTGGGTATTTTGGGGCATTTCAG TGAGACATTATTGCTCTTCTTTTTACCCCAGGTTCTTAATTTCTTGTGCTCAGTACCACAG CTCTTCCACTTTGTTCCTTGCCCAAGACATAGGTTGCCAAG GTTTGATACTCAAACAGGACTGCTTACAGGTACCAAAGATGGTAACCTTGTTAACATATTCCTTAGGTTGTTTGGGAAGTGCTCAGAGAAGTCCCTTTGCATAAGGCTTCTTATATTTCAG GCTGTGTCATGCCTATTCTGCTTTTGGCTGAGATACATGCTTACTGGATGGTACAAATGA